One part of the Candidatus Afararchaeum irisae genome encodes these proteins:
- the cca gene encoding CCA tRNA nucleotidyltransferase: MRLDQVTDEVLEDVVPDDDERDRLQDVFENVRRRAREAIDERGIDADVELVGSAARDTWISGDRDIDVFLLLPDDLPRDDLEETGLDVGKQVFPDGVVEYAEHPYVKGHEKGYDVDLVPCYDVESATEAKTAVDRTPFHNRYVSERLEDTDDARLLKSFTKGIGVYGSELRTRGFSGYLCELLVLHYGGFEEAIEAASDWSPQVTIDIEDHGTKEFDDPLVIVDPTDPERNVAAVLSLDNFARFVHACRRLSAEPRKSLFFESNPGTVSREDLEEYLEDRQTTVVCVTFESPDVVEDQLYPQLRKTESSLVDEVERRGFGVLRSDVAADDRGLILLELNIAEQSRVERHLGPPVHVRQHAESFRSKYADADVVGPYIDDGRYVVERQRDHPTVASFVESDDFLEIGMGKHVEEKIHEGYDVYVDDDCTRLIEEFGSVFATHISPEVVE, encoded by the coding sequence ATGCGACTCGACCAGGTCACTGACGAGGTTCTCGAAGACGTAGTCCCCGACGACGACGAGCGTGACCGTCTCCAAGACGTCTTCGAGAACGTGAGACGTAGGGCACGAGAGGCTATCGACGAGAGGGGGATCGACGCCGATGTCGAACTCGTCGGAAGTGCTGCGCGTGACACTTGGATCTCGGGTGACAGGGACATAGATGTCTTCCTTCTTCTCCCCGACGACCTCCCCAGAGACGATCTAGAAGAGACGGGTCTCGACGTCGGTAAGCAGGTCTTCCCCGACGGTGTCGTCGAGTACGCCGAACATCCCTACGTCAAGGGACACGAGAAGGGCTACGACGTCGATCTCGTGCCGTGTTACGACGTCGAGTCGGCAACTGAAGCGAAGACCGCTGTCGACAGGACGCCCTTCCACAACCGGTATGTCTCCGAGAGACTCGAAGACACAGACGATGCCCGTCTCCTCAAGTCGTTCACGAAGGGGATCGGTGTCTACGGGAGCGAGCTACGTACGAGGGGCTTCAGCGGATACCTGTGTGAGCTTCTCGTTCTCCATTACGGCGGATTCGAGGAAGCTATAGAGGCGGCTTCCGACTGGAGCCCACAGGTCACCATCGACATAGAGGATCACGGTACGAAGGAGTTCGACGATCCTCTCGTCATCGTAGACCCCACAGACCCCGAGAGAAACGTCGCCGCCGTCCTGAGCCTCGACAACTTCGCGCGTTTCGTACACGCGTGCCGGCGTCTCTCCGCCGAGCCCCGGAAGTCTCTCTTCTTCGAGTCGAACCCCGGGACGGTCAGCCGCGAGGATCTCGAAGAGTACCTCGAAGACAGACAGACCACAGTCGTCTGTGTGACCTTCGAGTCTCCCGACGTCGTCGAGGATCAGCTCTATCCCCAGCTCAGAAAGACCGAGTCTTCTCTAGTCGACGAGGTCGAGAGACGTGGCTTCGGGGTTCTGAGATCCGACGTAGCTGCCGACGACCGCGGGCTGATACTCTTAGAGCTCAACATAGCTGAACAGTCGAGGGTCGAGAGACATCTCGGTCCGCCCGTCCACGTCCGTCAACACGCCGAGAGCTTCAGGTCGAAGTACGCCGATGCCGACGTAGTCGGACCCTACATAGACGACGGCAGGTACGTCGTAGAGAGGCAACGTGACCATCCTACAGTCGCCTCATTCGTCGAGAGCGACGACTTCTTAGAGATAGGAATGGGTAAACACGTCGAGGAGAAGATCCATGAGGGCTATGATGTCTATGTCGACGACGACTGTACCCGTCTCATCGAGGAGTTCGGCTCCGTCTTTGCGACACATATCTCCCCCGAAGTAGTCGAGTAG
- a CDS encoding DsrE/DsrF/DrsH-like family protein, which produces MSEADDTKSMGIIATKGTLDMAYPPLILASTAAAFGWNVHVFFTFWGLDILHKDKMKNLKVSPVGNPNLPAPMPNIVGMLPGMTSMTTKMMKKEMDEENVAEIDELVEMCNDAGVDMLACQMTADLFDYDDDDFVEGTEAGVGAATALEMMADCDIQLLV; this is translated from the coding sequence ATGTCAGAGGCAGACGATACCAAGTCGATGGGAATTATAGCTACGAAGGGAACCCTAGATATGGCTTACCCACCTCTCATACTCGCCTCTACTGCCGCGGCTTTCGGCTGGAATGTCCATGTCTTCTTCACCTTCTGGGGTCTCGACATACTTCACAAGGACAAGATGAAGAACCTCAAGGTGTCTCCCGTGGGCAACCCCAACCTTCCCGCGCCGATGCCCAACATCGTCGGGATGCTCCCGGGTATGACATCGATGACGACCAAGATGATGAAGAAGGAGATGGACGAGGAGAACGTCGCCGAGATAGATGAACTCGTCGAGATGTGTAACGACGCCGGTGTTGACATGCTCGCGTGTCAGATGACAGCCGACCTCTTCGACTACGACGACGACGACTTCGTTGAGGGAACTGAGGCGGGAGTCGGCGCGGCGACGGCTCTTGAGATGATGGCGGACTGCGACATACAGCTCCTGGTATAG
- a CDS encoding COG1361 S-layer family protein, whose translation MRDRRAAFLAILITVAAVASVGTATAADSVIGSPEIDLTASDHRFLPGEERQLRIDVLNDGNIEQGGPAQHEQRVKTARGMTMEVRSGNAPIEVKTGKIAVGTVPAGTKGPYSVTVTVPENATPGTYRLPVDIEYRYTRSVEYGDVISPDYNDFSREETKYVEIRVIDRARFEVVESSSDVLVGDTGTMTLDIKNVGTQPARNAEVSVTSNDAKLSFSGSSTASSEVGFWEAGETKTVKYRVGVNEDAIPRRYSVTTRVSFDDTDGISRVSDDLSAGLLPSPEQEFEVVNHESDLRVGEEGRVSGEVVYSVNSTVSNAVVTLQSSSPNINPTETEYAVGDLGAGESKSFNFTVEVNDEAEAGSRQLSYVVRYRNQNGDIRRSDPVDVRVDVGEERDEFLVEPINATVEAGGTSSVEMRVTNNQDETVTDINAKIFTNDPLSSGDDEAFISSLKPGESSNITFGLSAGGGALPKTYPISIDFSYDETGDQKLSDTYSIPVDVTQPDESGGLPLVPIAVVVVVVLGALWWWRR comes from the coding sequence ATGAGAGATAGACGAGCCGCTTTTCTGGCTATTCTGATAACAGTAGCCGCTGTAGCTTCCGTTGGAACAGCCACGGCGGCGGACTCTGTGATAGGAAGCCCCGAGATAGACCTAACGGCGTCGGATCACAGATTTCTGCCGGGAGAGGAGAGACAGCTACGGATCGACGTACTCAACGACGGCAACATAGAACAGGGAGGACCCGCTCAGCACGAACAGCGTGTCAAGACTGCGAGGGGGATGACTATGGAGGTGAGGAGCGGAAATGCTCCCATAGAGGTCAAGACGGGGAAGATCGCAGTCGGTACTGTTCCTGCGGGGACAAAGGGACCTTACTCGGTTACTGTAACTGTTCCTGAGAACGCGACACCCGGAACTTACCGTCTTCCCGTCGACATCGAGTACAGGTATACGCGTTCGGTCGAGTACGGCGACGTAATTTCGCCTGACTACAACGACTTCTCTCGTGAGGAGACGAAGTACGTCGAGATCCGTGTCATAGACAGGGCGAGGTTCGAGGTCGTAGAGTCGTCTTCGGACGTTCTCGTCGGAGACACTGGTACGATGACTCTCGATATAAAAAACGTCGGTACGCAGCCTGCTCGCAACGCCGAGGTCTCAGTGACGTCGAATGACGCGAAGCTCAGCTTCTCGGGATCGTCGACCGCGAGCAGCGAGGTCGGATTCTGGGAGGCTGGGGAGACTAAGACGGTCAAGTACAGGGTCGGCGTCAACGAGGACGCGATACCCCGACGCTACTCCGTCACCACGAGGGTCAGCTTCGACGACACAGACGGAATATCCCGTGTTTCCGACGACCTCTCTGCGGGTCTGCTTCCGTCTCCCGAACAGGAGTTCGAGGTCGTTAACCACGAGAGTGACCTACGTGTCGGAGAGGAGGGAAGAGTCTCGGGCGAGGTTGTCTACTCCGTCAACAGTACAGTCTCGAACGCCGTCGTGACTCTCCAGAGTTCGAGTCCCAACATCAACCCGACGGAGACCGAGTACGCAGTCGGAGACCTCGGAGCGGGCGAGTCGAAGAGCTTCAATTTCACTGTCGAGGTCAATGACGAGGCTGAGGCGGGAAGTCGTCAGCTGTCGTACGTCGTTCGTTACAGGAACCAGAACGGTGATATCAGACGGAGTGACCCAGTAGACGTCCGTGTCGATGTCGGGGAGGAGCGCGATGAGTTCTTAGTCGAGCCTATAAATGCGACCGTAGAGGCGGGCGGGACCTCTTCGGTCGAGATGAGGGTCACGAACAACCAAGACGAGACAGTAACCGACATCAACGCTAAGATCTTCACGAACGACCCGCTTTCGAGCGGCGACGATGAGGCTTTCATCTCGTCACTCAAACCCGGCGAGTCGTCTAATATCACCTTCGGACTGAGTGCGGGCGGAGGAGCACTTCCGAAGACATATCCTATCTCAATCGACTTCAGCTACGATGAGACGGGCGATCAGAAACTCTCAGACACCTATAGCATCCCTGTCGACGTGACTCAGCCCGACGAGTCTGGTGGTCTTCCGCTCGTCCCCATAGCAGTAGTCGTGGTAGTCGTATTAGGAGCCCTCTGGTGGTGGAGGAGGTAG
- a CDS encoding MMPL family transporter yields the protein MDYQRVIDLIDDLIVNRTKYVLAAFLVVTAVFSLGLGATSTETGTDQFTQDMPAQEALDQVEEKFEYSFEGDDGSTQLIQSGENVVSKQGILRMLRAQKRMSERESLRVESANSAARVVATTLDPSASTLEEQIDAVESATPSEVRSAVRDSADNIRFTSLLSKDFNSESASASAALGIVTHRIPSDVSGGSGGGGGGGSSPMTDIQLRSQDVVNSVGGNIRVFGSGIINDEFANVITDSLIIVVPAASVLILVFLVVAYRDPFDLFLGIVSLGMAIVWTFGYMGLAGIPFSQMLIAVPPLLLAVGIDFGIHAVNRYREERVAGNGVDESMRTATDQLLVAFFIVAGTTVLGFWSNTTSALGPIRDFGRVAAVGIIFTTLIFGIFLPAAKLYIDRFRERRSLPEFGSQPLGSEDSVLGKILPIGARVSRPSPELFLALILVLTAGTAYYGTGVDTSFSRDDFLPPEDVSPLVRNLPEPFAPSEYTVTETTNYLEEKFKSNDNAQVTVYVEGHLEDDSALENVVRASQNPPETFLSQDRRARGESIVTVIRQYARESESFGRLVARNDQNSNGVPDDNLDEIYDALLTSPYRDRALDYITEDRRSMRVVYSVEGDASDAEVTEDARSVADNYRFDATATGQTVVFEAVSDVIFESALRSLALALGATAVFLVIVYSVIEGRPSLGIANLVPVVVTLALIAASMRYLGVSFNAMTATILSITIGLGVDYSVHTTHRFVDEYDESHDTYAALFRTLRGTGGALTGSMLTTTTGIGVLVLAITPILGQFGLMTGLSVFYSYLTSVIVLPPTLVLWTRYESFALVGSSDEV from the coding sequence ATTGATTACCAGCGTGTCATTGACCTCATCGACGACCTGATAGTCAATAGGACGAAGTACGTCTTAGCCGCCTTCTTAGTCGTTACAGCTGTCTTCAGCCTCGGGCTCGGAGCTACAAGTACTGAGACCGGAACCGACCAGTTCACTCAGGATATGCCTGCACAGGAGGCACTTGACCAGGTCGAGGAGAAGTTCGAGTACTCGTTTGAGGGCGACGACGGAAGCACTCAGCTAATACAGTCGGGAGAAAATGTCGTCTCTAAGCAAGGGATTCTGAGAATGCTGAGAGCACAGAAGAGAATGTCGGAGAGGGAGTCCCTGAGGGTCGAGTCGGCGAACTCCGCCGCGAGGGTAGTCGCGACGACGCTCGATCCCTCGGCTTCGACACTCGAAGAGCAGATAGATGCGGTCGAGTCGGCGACACCATCTGAGGTTAGGTCGGCTGTGAGAGACTCGGCTGACAACATACGTTTCACGTCTCTTCTCTCGAAGGACTTCAACTCCGAGTCGGCGTCCGCCTCGGCGGCACTCGGTATAGTCACTCATAGGATACCCTCCGATGTCTCCGGCGGCAGTGGGGGTGGTGGAGGAGGCGGAAGTTCGCCGATGACCGACATACAGCTCAGGTCACAGGACGTCGTCAACTCAGTCGGGGGTAACATACGTGTCTTCGGAAGCGGAATCATAAACGACGAGTTCGCGAACGTCATCACCGACTCGCTTATCATAGTCGTCCCTGCGGCGTCGGTTCTGATACTCGTCTTCCTCGTCGTCGCCTACCGCGATCCATTCGACCTCTTCCTTGGAATTGTCTCTCTCGGGATGGCTATAGTCTGGACATTCGGCTACATGGGACTCGCCGGAATTCCGTTCTCACAGATGCTGATAGCCGTGCCGCCTCTTCTCCTCGCAGTCGGAATCGACTTCGGCATACACGCGGTCAACAGGTACAGGGAAGAGAGGGTAGCCGGAAACGGAGTCGACGAATCGATGAGGACTGCGACCGACCAGCTTCTCGTCGCTTTCTTCATAGTTGCGGGCACTACAGTTCTCGGCTTCTGGTCGAACACTACAAGCGCGCTGGGTCCTATACGTGACTTCGGACGTGTCGCAGCCGTCGGTATCATATTCACGACACTCATATTTGGTATCTTCCTTCCAGCGGCGAAGCTCTACATCGACAGGTTCAGAGAACGGCGTTCTCTCCCAGAGTTCGGGTCACAGCCTCTCGGTTCCGAGGACTCAGTTCTCGGAAAGATATTACCCATAGGCGCGCGCGTCTCACGTCCGTCTCCCGAACTCTTCCTCGCTCTGATACTCGTCCTCACCGCGGGAACCGCCTACTACGGCACGGGTGTTGACACCTCGTTCTCGCGTGACGACTTCCTGCCACCCGAGGATGTCTCGCCCCTTGTGAGGAATCTACCTGAGCCCTTCGCTCCAAGCGAGTACACAGTCACAGAGACCACCAACTACTTAGAGGAGAAGTTCAAGTCGAACGATAACGCTCAGGTCACAGTCTATGTCGAGGGACATCTTGAAGACGACTCTGCGCTCGAGAACGTCGTGAGGGCGAGCCAGAATCCGCCGGAAACCTTCTTGAGCCAGGATCGCCGGGCTAGAGGCGAGAGCATCGTGACCGTCATACGTCAGTACGCGCGCGAGTCGGAGAGCTTCGGGAGGCTCGTCGCGAGGAACGATCAGAACTCGAACGGAGTCCCCGACGACAACTTGGACGAGATATACGACGCCTTACTCACGTCGCCGTACCGTGACCGCGCCCTCGACTACATCACAGAAGACAGAAGATCGATGCGTGTCGTCTACTCCGTCGAGGGAGACGCCTCCGACGCCGAGGTCACCGAGGACGCAAGATCTGTCGCCGATAACTACAGGTTCGACGCCACAGCCACAGGACAGACCGTAGTTTTCGAGGCTGTCTCTGATGTCATATTCGAGTCGGCTCTCCGAAGTCTCGCGCTCGCGCTCGGTGCTACTGCTGTCTTCCTCGTGATCGTCTACTCCGTGATAGAGGGAAGACCGTCACTCGGAATCGCTAACCTCGTCCCTGTCGTCGTGACCCTCGCGCTCATCGCGGCGTCGATGCGTTACCTCGGTGTCTCGTTCAACGCGATGACTGCGACTATACTCTCAATTACGATCGGCTTAGGAGTCGACTACTCGGTTCATACGACACACAGGTTCGTCGACGAGTACGACGAGAGCCACGACACCTACGCCGCTCTCTTCAGAACACTCAGAGGGACGGGCGGTGCTCTCACGGGAAGTATGCTCACGACGACAACGGGAATCGGTGTCCTCGTACTCGCTATAACACCGATACTCGGACAGTTCGGTCTGATGACGGGTCTGAGCGTCTTCTACTCGTACCTCACTTCGGTGATCGTCCTACCGCCGACACTCGTCCTCTGGACGCGTTACGAGAGCTTTGCTCTCGTTGGCTCATCAGACGAAGTCTGA
- the rqcH gene encoding ribosome rescue protein RqcH translates to MKKEMTSVDIAAAVSELSELEGAKFDKFYQYEDGKVRVKIRDYDRGRLDLIVETGDWKRIHLTQSPEEAPQRPPDLAMLMRKRLSGGEIASVEQYDFDRIVEIRGEREDEYSMVAELFGDGNFVFTESDGTVLRSTETVRLKTRTVAPGEEYVFPQSRLNPLELTYDGFVETMEDSDTDFVRTLASQLNFGGLYAEEICARAEVEKEKPISDADEDDYEALFEAMEEIFSPLRDGDTDSVGVENLDPQIVYDGDGDPVDVVPFSLEKYDGNDKESYESFNDALDAYFDEAKEKEEEESEEAESALEEEIQKYGHIIRQQEEAVEEFEEEEEELKQKAERLYAKYDVVDELLSNVREARSSGQTWDEIEETLEEASQKGIESAEIVESVRGGDGVVEIDLGEGTVEIDVGEGIEENASRLYDEAKNLREKREGAIEALENSRQELENLKKRKEEEETEEDEEEDKTVVKPRGEMWYDRFRWFRTSDGFLVIGGRNADQNEEIYKKYTESNDLFFHTQAHGAPITILKATEPNEPKKDVDFPESSKRQAAIFAASYSSVWDAGHGTADVYSATPDQLSKTPESGEYIEKGSVVVRGDREYYTVPLSVGVGLRLDEKAGVIGGPPEAIEDRSKYYVELEPGMYSQNDTAKKIYRRFREEADGRDEKLVRKMASPDEIQKFLPTGGSRLKD, encoded by the coding sequence ATGAAGAAGGAGATGACGAGTGTCGATATAGCCGCAGCCGTGAGCGAGCTCTCGGAACTCGAAGGCGCGAAGTTCGACAAGTTCTACCAGTACGAAGACGGAAAGGTTCGGGTTAAGATACGTGACTACGACAGGGGGCGTCTCGACCTCATCGTGGAGACGGGCGACTGGAAGAGAATACATCTCACACAGAGCCCCGAGGAAGCACCCCAGAGACCTCCTGACCTCGCGATGCTGATGAGGAAACGTCTCTCAGGGGGCGAGATCGCGTCGGTCGAACAGTACGACTTCGACAGGATAGTCGAGATAAGAGGCGAGCGAGAAGACGAGTACTCGATGGTCGCGGAGCTATTCGGCGACGGCAACTTCGTATTCACCGAGTCGGACGGAACAGTCCTGAGATCGACCGAGACAGTACGTCTCAAGACTAGGACTGTCGCACCGGGAGAGGAGTACGTCTTCCCGCAGTCACGTCTCAACCCTCTCGAACTCACGTACGACGGCTTCGTCGAGACGATGGAGGACTCCGACACCGACTTCGTGAGGACGCTCGCGTCACAGCTCAACTTCGGAGGTCTCTACGCTGAGGAGATCTGTGCGCGCGCGGAGGTCGAGAAGGAGAAACCGATCTCCGACGCCGACGAGGACGACTACGAGGCACTCTTCGAGGCGATGGAGGAGATCTTCTCACCTCTCAGAGACGGCGACACCGACAGCGTAGGAGTCGAGAACCTCGACCCCCAGATAGTCTACGACGGAGACGGAGATCCCGTCGACGTCGTTCCTTTCAGCCTGGAGAAGTACGACGGCAACGACAAGGAAAGCTACGAGAGCTTCAACGACGCCCTCGACGCCTACTTCGACGAGGCGAAGGAGAAGGAAGAGGAGGAAAGCGAGGAGGCGGAGTCGGCGCTCGAAGAGGAGATACAGAAGTACGGACACATAATACGTCAGCAGGAGGAAGCCGTCGAGGAGTTCGAAGAGGAGGAGGAGGAGCTAAAACAGAAAGCCGAGAGGCTATACGCGAAGTACGACGTAGTCGACGAGCTTCTGTCGAACGTCAGGGAGGCAAGGTCGTCGGGACAGACGTGGGATGAAATAGAGGAGACTCTCGAAGAGGCGAGCCAGAAGGGTATAGAGTCAGCCGAGATAGTCGAGTCGGTGAGAGGAGGTGACGGAGTGGTAGAGATAGACCTCGGGGAGGGAACTGTCGAGATCGACGTAGGCGAGGGGATAGAGGAGAACGCGAGCCGTCTCTACGACGAAGCGAAGAACCTGAGGGAGAAAAGAGAAGGTGCGATAGAGGCTCTCGAAAACAGCAGACAGGAGCTTGAGAACCTAAAGAAGAGGAAGGAGGAAGAGGAGACTGAGGAAGACGAAGAAGAGGACAAGACCGTCGTGAAGCCCCGAGGCGAGATGTGGTACGACAGGTTCCGGTGGTTCAGAACCTCCGACGGATTCCTCGTGATAGGCGGCAGAAACGCCGACCAGAACGAGGAGATATACAAGAAGTACACCGAGTCGAACGACCTCTTCTTCCACACTCAAGCACACGGCGCTCCCATAACCATCCTGAAGGCTACCGAACCAAACGAGCCGAAGAAGGACGTCGATTTCCCCGAGTCGAGCAAGAGACAGGCGGCGATCTTCGCGGCGTCGTACTCGTCTGTCTGGGACGCGGGACACGGAACCGCGGACGTCTACTCCGCGACCCCCGACCAGCTATCGAAGACGCCCGAGAGCGGCGAGTACATAGAGAAGGGTAGCGTCGTCGTGAGGGGAGACCGAGAGTACTACACGGTTCCCTTGAGCGTCGGCGTGGGTCTACGTCTCGACGAGAAGGCGGGTGTGATAGGAGGTCCGCCCGAGGCGATAGAGGACAGATCGAAGTACTACGTCGAGTTAGAGCCGGGTATGTACTCACAGAACGACACCGCAAAGAAGATCTACAGGAGGTTCAGAGAGGAAGCCGACGGCAGGGACGAGAAGCTAGTCAGGAAGATGGCGAGCCCCGACGAGATACAGAAGTTCCTCCCGACGGGTGGGTCGCGTCTGAAGGACTAG
- the rpiA gene encoding ribose 5-phosphate isomerase A: protein MKSTSGSEREKRNAGESAADLVSDGDVVGLGTGSTTAYTVRRLGERIREEGLEIRGIPTSYQSRQIAVEEGIPLTSLDVETPDIDIDGADQFDDDLSLVKGGGAAHLREKIVASASDRVVIVADESKYSEALDYPVPVEVVGDAAEVVESRLSDMGGDPELREAERKDGPVVTDNGNLVLDVDFGEFEASRLGSRISEVPGVVEHGVFEGIADEVHIGKEDGVDVEKRQNG, encoded by the coding sequence ATGAAATCCACATCGGGATCAGAGAGGGAGAAGAGAAACGCGGGTGAGTCGGCAGCGGATCTCGTGTCCGACGGCGACGTAGTGGGTCTCGGGACGGGAAGTACGACCGCCTACACGGTAAGACGTCTCGGCGAGCGGATCAGAGAAGAGGGTCTCGAAATAAGGGGGATTCCGACTTCGTACCAGTCGCGCCAGATCGCTGTCGAGGAGGGGATACCCCTGACGTCACTCGATGTCGAGACTCCCGACATAGACATAGACGGAGCCGACCAGTTCGACGACGATCTCAGCTTAGTCAAGGGCGGAGGTGCCGCACATCTGAGGGAGAAGATAGTCGCGTCGGCGTCCGACAGAGTCGTCATAGTCGCCGACGAGTCGAAGTACTCCGAGGCTCTCGACTACCCGGTTCCCGTCGAAGTCGTCGGAGACGCAGCCGAGGTCGTAGAGTCACGTCTCTCGGATATGGGAGGTGACCCCGAGTTACGCGAGGCGGAGAGAAAAGACGGTCCCGTGGTCACCGACAACGGAAACCTCGTGCTCGACGTCGACTTCGGCGAGTTCGAGGCTTCGAGACTCGGATCGCGTATATCCGAGGTTCCGGGTGTCGTCGAACACGGCGTCTTCGAAGGGATCGCCGACGAGGTACACATAGGAAAGGAAGATGGGGTCGATGTCGAGAAGAGGCAGAATGGATAA
- the panB gene encoding 3-methyl-2-oxobutanoate hydroxymethyltransferase — MTRTSVKDLREMKQNRERITMLTAYDAPTAEILDGEVDILLVGDSVGNTRLGYDTTLPVTIDEMVSHTGAVSRGSEESMVVADMPFVSVGASVEKSVENAGRLLKEADANAVKIETPPTGEISVEVTQRLVEIGIPVMGHIGLTPQRINQMGGHRIQGRDSETADLLVEKARELENAGVFCLVVEGVPEGVAGAVTDAIDVPTIGIGAGRHVDGQVLVIDDLIGLSEDSPSFVKEYADVRSTVEEAAREYAEDVKKGEFPAEEHVFGDGT; from the coding sequence ATGACACGTACTTCGGTGAAAGACCTCCGTGAGATGAAGCAAAACCGAGAGAGGATCACGATGCTGACGGCGTACGACGCGCCTACGGCGGAGATACTCGACGGCGAGGTAGACATTCTTCTCGTCGGCGACTCGGTAGGCAACACGCGTCTCGGCTACGACACGACTCTCCCCGTGACTATCGACGAGATGGTCTCCCACACGGGCGCAGTCTCACGCGGTTCGGAGGAGTCGATGGTAGTGGCTGACATGCCCTTCGTTTCAGTTGGAGCCTCCGTCGAGAAGTCGGTCGAGAACGCCGGGAGGCTCCTCAAGGAGGCGGACGCCAACGCCGTCAAGATCGAGACACCACCTACGGGAGAGATATCCGTCGAGGTAACCCAGCGTCTCGTCGAGATAGGGATTCCTGTGATGGGACATATAGGTCTCACTCCCCAACGGATCAACCAGATGGGGGGACACAGGATACAGGGACGTGACTCAGAGACTGCCGACCTCCTAGTCGAGAAGGCGCGCGAACTCGAAAACGCGGGCGTCTTCTGTCTCGTTGTCGAGGGGGTGCCCGAGGGAGTCGCGGGTGCGGTGACTGACGCGATAGACGTCCCGACTATAGGCATAGGCGCGGGGAGACATGTCGACGGACAGGTTCTCGTAATCGACGACCTCATAGGTCTCTCAGAGGACTCACCGTCGTTCGTGAAGGAGTACGCAGACGTCAGGTCGACAGTAGAGGAGGCGGCGAGGGAGTACGCCGAAGACGTCAAGAAGGGAGAGTTCCCCGCCGAGGAGCACGTCTTCGGAGACGGGACGTAG
- a CDS encoding molybdopterin synthase — MKVLGVVGQSDSGKTSLIERLVGEVDATVATVKSIHHDIDVDEEGKDTYRHSDAGAETVVGVTPSKSFEITQARDSDQDDVSKSDRLSEHLDRLADGGYDYVLVEGFKHSRLPKVVLGDLSHDDLGGDAVLSADKGSDVDVTELLDVVDDLEEYETVGSLVRRAKSHPDSPKAGAVATFTGRVRVENHEDAETTHLRFEKYEGVADERLDSIRSELKQRDGVYEVLMYHKTGVVEGEEDIVHVVVLAGHRQEAFETVEDGINRLKDEVPIFKKEVTESGDYWVHSRP; from the coding sequence ATGAAAGTTCTCGGGGTAGTGGGGCAGTCTGACTCGGGTAAGACGTCTCTCATCGAACGTCTCGTGGGCGAGGTCGACGCAACTGTAGCCACGGTAAAGTCGATACACCACGACATCGACGTGGACGAAGAGGGGAAGGACACATACAGACACTCCGACGCGGGAGCCGAGACTGTCGTCGGTGTCACGCCGTCGAAGAGCTTCGAGATCACTCAGGCGCGTGACTCCGACCAAGACGACGTCTCGAAGTCGGATCGTCTCTCCGAACACCTCGACCGACTCGCCGACGGCGGCTACGACTACGTCCTTGTCGAGGGATTCAAGCACAGCCGTCTTCCGAAGGTGGTTCTCGGAGATCTGAGCCACGATGACCTCGGCGGCGACGCCGTTCTGAGTGCCGACAAGGGCTCCGACGTCGATGTCACCGAGCTACTCGACGTGGTCGACGACTTGGAGGAGTATGAGACAGTAGGATCGCTCGTCCGACGCGCCAAGTCACATCCCGACTCGCCAAAGGCGGGGGCTGTGGCGACGTTCACGGGACGCGTGCGTGTCGAGAACCACGAAGACGCCGAGACTACACATCTCAGGTTCGAGAAGTACGAGGGGGTCGCCGACGAGAGACTCGACTCTATACGTTCCGAACTCAAACAGAGAGACGGAGTCTACGAGGTACTCATGTACCACAAGACAGGCGTCGTTGAGGGCGAGGAGGACATAGTCCACGTCGTCGTCCTCGCCGGACACCGTCAAGAGGCATTCGAGACAGTAGAGGACGGCATAAACCGTCTCAAGGACGAGGTTCCTATATTCAAGAAGGAGGTCACCGAGTCAGGCGACTACTGGGTACACAGCCGTCCGTAG